The genomic region GGgcctgacggtagggtggtggaaggaacagcgacactcttccgacaccaccgcgaggtcagcagggttcgaatcccaggcctcccatggatgttgTGTTGTGTTGTGTAGTCCAGAAAAAGGAGAAGAGAGAGGGTGGGCGTGGGTagccggggaaagtaccccggagccccgccgcaccacaggaaaaaatgagaaaacaaGCCGACCATAAaaggtacctgataggccAAGTGGTGAAAGGGCTGATTACTGCGGCCGCGATCTGCGGAGGACCCAGCTGCTTCCCTCCAGAAAACTCAGTCCGGCTCCGACCTTCATTGTCGTCGTCCTACTAAAAAAGGAAAATCCCAAGAGACGAAGCTAGATAAGGAGGACACAAAAAGTTGTCCGCTCCGATAACGGCCTGTTTCCCGGCGAGGTCACGTTATCTCTTGGACGACTAACCAGTGATGAAAAAAGCAGGGGAGACGAAATTACCACTTTTCTCCGTTCGTGGAAAAGGGCCATAAGAGCATTGAAGGTACATTTCTTATAGCTGTACATTCCAAGAGCGTGGAGAAAATGCTCACCTCCATGTACgcaaatacaaatacaaacaCAAGCACAGTTAGTTTACAATTAAGAGAAGATCATTTCGCAGAGAAGTGCGTTTGTGAAGAACAAGTTCAAGTTTTCCAACCGAAACTGTCACCAATTAAAAGACCTGAAGCTGAAGACAATGTCAGTGAAGTGTAAGAAAGACCAAACAGCAGTTTTAAACTAGAGTTTTCTGACAATTTATTTCGCAGATCACCTGATACTGACTTCAAGGATTCCGGTAATGAAAAGACTAATGGAATTAACAATTCGTTTCACTCGACCAACTTATCAGAAcatgaatgaaatttttatttattttcatatattaataaattctttatttttgcaTTGACATCTGTTtgtttggtaattgttcactttaactacttctggaattttcgcgttttttctggctagacagcctcagggcgtcctcctagatcgtttcccaccattcaaaccttgtgcaaatgaattttccttaccctctagttatactaagacattggcgcgaccttgacgcgaccttgaaaaacaacaagaaagaaaaaaagggcatttgcacaaggtttgaatggtgggaaacgatctaggaaaACGCCCTGTgggtgtctagccagaaaaaacgcgaaaattccagaagtagttaaagtgaacaattaccgttTGTTTTTTCTGTGATTGTtgcattattaaataattcctTTTGTGGGGTTTAATATATTCGctgtttatttaacaaagaCTTAAATACAAGTAAGAAAAAAGTAAGCAGTGTACCTAGGAGAGAGGTTAGAGAGTCCCCGCGGAAGCAAAACTTCTTGTTAATTCTGGTCGAGCGTCGATCTTTTGTAGGCGTCGATTGGCGCCGTTTTGACGACGGTTGATGATGTGGCGTCGGCGGGAACGTTTGACCAATGGAGGCTGTGACGGAGCGTTGTGCCGCAAGCATGGCCGCAAAGTACTATTAGCGACACCACGAGGGTAGTAGCGGGGCGCATTTGTACTACCAATTCGGTGTAAGGGGTAGTATTTGAATTTCCCTACACTTTCTAAATTCTAAATCTAAAAGGAATGAATACAGAGCACTAGTCCCTTTCTGGGAAGCTTTAGTGAACTGTGTGTTCTTCATTTAGttagttaaatttttaaaacgaccAGGACCAAGCCGACGTCCTCAAAGACCAGGAGGTTATCTCAGGGGACCACAAGGACCCGGTAGCTATCCCTAGGAACACAAGGACCAGAAGGATGTCCTCGAAGACCGGAGGAGTACAAGGACCAGAAGAACGTTACCGTAATTTTGGTACCTACGtctgaagaaaaatacaatgaaaattcGAAACTCACAAAATAATAACAGGAAGTTataagtttttaatttgttgcaaCCAATTTAGGGCGTTTTCGGTAATTATATGAAGTTCggagaaaccttgctggaatttTGTAAAGGGGACCTTCTTACACAATgtgttggatggtttctttttctgcaccgTATTCACAAGAGGGGTTATCACGAATGTTCCAGTGGAACAGCATATttattgcatttgccatgGCCGGTTCTGAAATCCCGGAACTTGTTCTGTAAGATcctcaattaattttttattgaaaacatctaCGTCTTGTCAGGCTGCTTTCCAATAATCAGATTTCGAAAATTGTTGTATGAgaaattcttctttccaaagtgGTTTACGTGATTTTAATCTATGGGGTCGTGAATTTGCCAAGTCTTGTGCTATAGGATACATGTGAATAcggtgaattttgaaatttaccccAAATGCGTTTTGTGATGTATTTTCTTCTAATATCGTACGGAATAATGTGTGCTAAGTGGAGTAGATTTTAAAGTACCCGTTATTATTCGAAGTGTGGTATTTAATTGCGCATCTATCTTGTTCACGTGTGTACTATTCCTCCAGACAGGGCAACAATATCCTGCCGTAAAATACACTAGAGCTAGTCCTGCTACACATAGAGTGTGTGCATTCGCTCCCCAACTTGTGTCTGCGAGTTTATGTATAATGTTGTTTCTCGTTTTCAATTTCTGTCGTAACTTTTCGATGTGTTGTTTGAAGGTTAGAGATGAATCCAGAGTTACACCtataatatatatatatatagtctattttttcctggtaggcgcgtgcgtgcgcatttacaaaatcctgcaacgaaatgcgactttcctattggttactttatttttctacttacactagagaaatgtgcaatattacagtgttctgtactgtcaatcaggtccaagctgccatttttgtttcatagtGTCTTACTTTTCCGTTCGTGTTTTGTGTctgttttgtttctgtttcgTGTCTGTTTTCTGTTGTgtccgtttatttattaaaaaaacaggttttagttcttagaggttaagaagtttttatatgtcaacaagatgtctcaatttcgatcaccaaataaacggcgtaagttggatttatgctaacagcaagtaacagttttttattaatgcataaattcatatttatagcaaatttcCCACAAGCCGAGAAGATCTAGAAGAGAAGAGAAGAAAGATCGTTTAAGTATTTCGTGGGATCTTCAAGGATTTTGCCGAGTTAACCAAGACGgctcaaatggaaaaaactgcagattatactggtattgatttcagatttgtttttgttttatcacagcttaattactttgtgttgaagGTTGTGGATTTAGAACCATTCAACGATACTTGGCGGAAGAAAAGGCACCGAAGAAACCTGATAGCAAATGTATGATTCAATtggatgaacatcaaaaatatctccttttctcttgcaagatacatggttattataaatgattgtagtcgaagcaggccatgtccatgttatgaaatttttgccgctttcatgtgaactgtcaatttttgtcgatgtcactgtaattttttgtatgtgacaatttaattcatacactaaaaatcccataagcagcggtgtttttgtcactatgacagcgaaaaaagtttgccctaacttttccAGCGACAAAACGGAACCTAACTTTTGAGAGCGTTTGATTCTAGTAGGTCTGCATCATCGTACTTTTccgtattcattaaattgtcttaccgaattacactcaagtttttgttttttgggtcgaagtaaactttacatttataattcgagttttgttgcctgcaattaaactcaaaaaactgcCAGAGGGAGTTTTTTTCGTTGAATTGCCaggcaacaaaattctcattgaaatgtcaagtttacttcggCAAAAAAAAGctcgtgtaattataagtgaaaagTGCGCTGATGATtattttcttctatttttgttttttaaattaacgattgaatccaaaagtaTCGAGTTATTTTGTACCCAATTAAACTcctgtatgtataaaatataaataaaaaatgttgtacatataatatttgttatcaaaTTTTCCACGAGTTTattcataaacttttttgtttacattttacaaattatacaaaaattaaatcataaacatgagttttatatgcaaccacaaatactgatccccctagataatatgcaaccaaaaatactaataattcctgcatcctgctaaaaattttagctatgtgattctacctttcggagatgcgcacgcacgcgcctaccaggaaaaaatagactttagaTACGTCgggaaataattatttatgtttaattgtaGTTTCGTTGACGACTACTTTCAGTTTACTATTTTTCATCATCAATTCTTATGATACTGTACACGTTCATAAATTTACGTTCATCAAGCTTAGTCATTTATGCATGAGTCATAATAATGCACGGGCTGAAAGTCAAACCTCACTGAGTCAAATGTCCACCAACgtctgttattaaattcatttatttatctatACCGTTTTTTGGGACAAAACATCACCACACAAGATTacatgttaaataaaatttaagtattatttctgtggcggtcgtgaaaaagtaggtaagtcgaaaatgttaatttttcagggcaacgattcaaaattccacatcattcctaaaatcctgtaattaaatagaaacttctttctacctgtacttgctttcaatataagtaaattttaaactgtgaaaatctgaattatttaactccatgatttattattaaggtgtaaacatcgttaactcatttttgaaattatttgacttacctactttttcacgaccgccacagatttattattattattttgaaatccTCCCAAAGGTACGGTctttactaaattaaattatgagcaaaacacaacgtaaggtcaataaatatttcttttctcattgtTACATCGAGGAGGAATAACGGAAGTCGAAACGTTTCAATgtcttgacaaaaaatgtaccaATGAGAAGCGGCTGCCACACGCTAATGAAGAATCTATCAAGTGCATAAACGCTAAATTATGTGAGCCATGTCTGTGGCATTTGCAATGCAACTCAACGGAGTATTCCAATCAGGGGCGTGTTAGTTAACTTAATGTGAATTGGAGTTGTCACTAAGACTTCCTAAATTATACAAGACCACTCCGTAACTGAAACTAGTGCGCATTAtctgcaacaatatttaaattatctcTGGCAAGTTTGTTGACGCAACTTACAGAAACAGCTAGTTGATAGTCGGCAACATATCCAGCAAATCCTAGTGAACAAGATTTCAAAGAATTCTTCACGAAAATTAGTaaaatctgtttatttttggcATCCCAGTTGTACCACGAACATTGGGTTAAAGTATCAAAAATTCCTTCCATCTggaaataataagaaaatcaTGGAGTACTATATAAATCTGTTAATTGTACCTGATCAGATATTTTCTGACCGGCTTGACAATAAAGAACAATGACAATAATTGCCGCAGTGGACAATACACCTAAACGCAATTTCATAATGGTACTTGCATTTTCAAAAACCTGAAATAtcgttattaatttatttgtttctgGATTACCATAAGTTGACACGAACAAGCATGACGAAGGATACTAATGCAATGCAACCAAGTACACCTATTATTATAACCATGGtgattgtcaatttgacaattccCAGGAGTTTCTTAAACACCCTGTAAAAACAATAGTGTGAAAAATAATCATAAATGTTTATCATCATCATACTTTACTATAATGACGTGATGTTTGATGCAAGAAAGCAAAGTgtggaaaattttattttgccagAGAATTTTTTGTCCAACTTTGAGTTTGTCATAATCGGGATGATCATCAGACACTTGCAAAATCCGTTGATTAATTAAGAAGATTTGCAAACTGATTCCTTCTATCACGTACAATATCCCTCCAGTGGGTCGTAGTGATACGTAAAACATTACTGGGCAGGACCAAGAGAGCAGCTGAGTGAAGAATTTTGACCAAGCTCCCAAGTAGTGGTCAAAGGCGACTTCACAAACACTCCACTCGCGGTGATCCCCAAAAATTGGAAACATAACTATACTGGAGAGCAACAAAACTGCGTAAATcgataaaagaaaattgtttgttttagcAGATTTGTTTCTAATGAAGTGTTGCACTTCAGGACCGACGCTGTCTGTCGACCAAAATGAACTATTTGTCTCGTCGACTATCTTCATAACCGCATCTTCCATAGCAATGGAAAAGGCCATCAGCATTAACGCCTATTGGCACGTGTCAGAAAAATTGCACATTTGAGTGACTTTACTTACATTAGTGAACACCAGAAGAAAAGCTCCGTACGTTATGATCATATTTATGCTGAAGTTGTGAACGATGAAGCTAATCTGAAGCAGGAGGGTAAACGAATAAAACATAAAGAAGAACCTACCAAAAATTTTAGCAATTTTATGATGAgcaaaatgaataaataatttcccgATGTTATCAAATGGATCATCGTAGCCTAAAATTTGAGCATAATATGAGAAATAAGAGAAAGAAataatagaaacatttacCACTAGACCCAGTTACTTGAGGCATTTTTCTGACAACTGAAAGCAACTCAATTTGCTGTTGTCGTTTCAGATATTTTACGTATTTAATAGATATTGATTTGATAACGATAATGATCATTCATTCATTACTAATGTGTTTTAATATCCCAGCGTTAGTGAGTTCAgtaagttttaaatttttaaatagaatgCCAGACCAGAGCAAATATGACTTAAGAATAAACTACAGATGACCATAACTTGTATACAATTTTAACCACATACTCATAAGAAAAACTgagaaaaaacaatatttatttaaactcaggaaaaataaaaaaaaatatgtagacAATTCAAACAACCTGAAATTGTGCGGGAGAGTTTCATCCTGTTGGAAAATCATTTCCATCGCAAACGTGTTCGTGTTCTCGAATAGCAtttttcttcgaaaattactttaaatacGATAATGAAACACATTATTCAGACTGGCCGTGACATATTCAAACGATGTTAACTCCAGACAGATCGATagaattgaaaaaaacaaaacaattgttGGATAAATAATTGAAAGACGTTTCCAATGATGTATCACAATAATATTGTAAAtggtaatttaaatttttttttctaattttgccatataaagtgacacttttcaaaattaattgacgttgggaaacgtcacacttttcgtaactggttacgaaaagtaaaatctttcctaactggttaggaaaaatttattgtatcatcaatttgacactgtcatattttttgtttttaagcaaaataaccgtgcctacttacctacttgatattttaacacaataataatatattattaatgaaattcattacttcgtttaacgtttgaagaaacttttttttgtcaaaattagaaaaaatcttgtatgtaacacgttaggaaatgcaattttgtgtaactcgtgtgattccactcgttacacaaaataacgcatttcctaactggttacataaatagctattatctTTACTagcaataactgaaaatttctcaaatgatattgggatgagttttggtattgataagtgtaaaatgcaatcaatatgtcgcggtcattacgaacatttagaatatataactcaagaaggagaaatcattaaaaatttaaataaaggagaattttataaatatttaggtattaatcaatcaaatcatattcaacgctcaactataaaagaaaatttggaaaagcaattttatttaagaattaaatctattttaaaatcaaaattaaacggtaataatttaattcaagcagttaatacatatgctgttccattactgacctattcttttggtgttctaaaatggtccaaaactaatttacagaatataaacattaaaaccagagttctttttaccaaatttagtaaacatcaccctaaatctgctattgaaagatttaatttaccatgCGAAAAcagtggtaggggtttttcaaatctagaaatactgcaacACAATCATTGCTTCactgaaaaattatttcctcaatagagctcgtgataataccttttttaatgctttggtttcagccgataaaggttacatacctttaaatttaagtgataatataatttcagatattgtagagccaaatatacctgacactatagcaaatataaaacagaagtctttacatgggagatactttaaagaactggaacaaccagaaattaatattcaggcttctcatgcatagcttaagaaatcaatcaatcaatcaaatcaccctgagacggagcgttttatatttgcaatacaagatcgtgttataaatacaagaaattataaaaaacacatgcgatttgcaatcgatcattgatcaatgtaggatttgcggaactgaaagggaaacaattgaacacatcatttcttcttgcaccgttttggctcaaagcgaatataagaaacgtcatgatatattcgctaaaattatacacatgaatttagctgttaatgTCAATctcaaaagacatacggattcaaatccatggatgactcgattacaaattaatttgatcgctcgatactaTGGAATCAAGACAGTGCAGTGGCGTGTCAATAATTTGTTCCCGTACAAtagcggacaaaaaatttcgtccacaactGTCATTCCACTCACGTAGGTTGTAAAGCAGACgtgacagtaataaatttcaaattttaatttgcaaacgtcaatcataatgacaatagaGGTTAAACTAGAcgcaatttttgtgaaatgacaggaaaagggtggacgaaattttttggtcgGAATAGTACtcttacatttttaacaaaacatatattttttcattgattcgggagtatttaaatatttcctatgtttattttaagaattttgtaAGAGttaagataattttaaaatctgtAATTTGGAATGAAAAGTAATCTCATTTTAACTGTCCTTAAATCATAATAAAAACAgaattgttataaattttaactaaacgctgttcaaaaatcaaaaaaccattgtggtggaaatgacttatctgtcactgtgataagtaataggaaatgtcatggaaaatgtgtgttatttgcaccacaatggttttttgatttttgaacagagTTTATGTATTATTACATAATACTTTTCCCATATCTGGACTCTTATCTTGTTACAAATAGATACCTATCACTATCGAATGAATCATTATTTATACGTAGTTAAAATATGATACTCATGAGTAGGAGAAGTGGCAGAAGATAATTactaaaaatatattactGGTGTGTCATTTATATTGTTTAGTTGCACCACAAGCGTTCAAAATGTTAACAAAAGAGttagtaatttttgttttaatttctggTAAGCTGAAAATAATTGACGTTTGCATTACCtacatttaattgttttatcaAGCTTGTCATTGTAACGATCAAAGACCTTTGGTGACAACTTCATTGGGTAAAATAAGaggccattttaaaacttcGCATGATGGTCGAAAGTTCTCGGCGTTTGAAGGAGTCCCATTCGCTAGACCACCCATAGGAAGTAGACGCTTTGAAGTTGGCTTGTCAGAAAATGTAGAATCCAATCTGATTGGTTGTTTGTAGGAACCGGAACCACCGCAACCTTGGTCCGGCATCTGGGAGGCTAACACACCGACAGAATGCGCGCAGACCAACATGATGCAGCAAAATATTACTCAAGGTGAATTAGGTACTCAAAATGGGTTAAAACCGGTTAATAATTGTGAAATTAGGTGACGAAGATTGTTTACACATTAATGTGTACGTTCCGCGAGAAAACTTCAACCCTCAGGAGAAGTTGGAAGTTATAGTACATATCCATGGAGGTGGTTATATGTACGGTGATGGCTTACTGTACTCTCGGCCCGAAATCCTAATGGATCGAGACGTgatttttgtcactttcaacTACCGAGTGGGAGTTTTTGGGTTCTTGAGTACCGAAGACGACGTCGTACCTGGAAACAACGGTCTGAAGGATCAAGTCATGACCTTGAGATGGATCCAAAACCACATTGCAAGTTTCGGAGGTAATCCCGAGTCGGTCACTTTGACTGGACTGTCAGCTGGAGGTTCAAGCGTCCACTTCCACTACTTCTCCGAGATGTCCAAAGGCTTGTTCCATCGCGGATTGTCCCAAAGTGGTGTAGCATTGAATCCGTTCTCTTTGCAAGAAGATGCATTGAAGAAGGCCCAACGCTTGGCTCAAGCCGTGGGATGCCCGTCGACTCCTACTCAAGATCTAGTCGATTGTTTGAAGCAAAGACACCACAAACAAATCCTGGAAAAAGTACCACTTTTCTTCGGGTATTTGTTTCTGCCAACTGCACCGTTTGCTCCAGTGGTTGAGAAAGGATCAAAACCGTTTTTGAGTGACTATCCTTATTCTCTCTTGACAAAAGGAAAGATCAACGACGTACCTTGGATTTCTTCAAATACACCTCAAGAAGGTTTAAGTCCAGTAATGTGTAAGGGCCTTGAAATCGTTTGTGTCTCGTTTAAATCGAATCATTTTCAGTTCTTGACAAGGATTTAGACAATATTAGCACTAATTGGGATTCACTGGCACCAGTTTTACTCGACTTCAATGATACTTTAGCTCCCTCGTTGTGGAAGGACGCGGCACAAAAAATTAGGGAATTTTATTTGGGCAAAGATCAAACTAATTTTGCACAGAATCATGATCAATTAGTAAAAATGTTCAGCGATAGATTTTTTCTAGTTGATGCGGAAATTTCTGTCCGACACCAAGCGAAGGTCTCATCTTCGCCAGTCTATTACTACTATTTTACTTACCCTGGAGATAACAACGAAGCGAAAAGTGAGATATAATCGACAATATTTAATTGTCATTAATGTGAGTTTTAGTTGTCGGTCATGGTGCTGAGGCGAAATATTTCTTCGGTAATGTCTTCGTTCCAGAACCCCTAACTCCCAATGAACTAAAAATGAAAGATATTCTTTTAGATATGTTGGTCTCATACGCCAAAACAAGGTACCACTTTTAATATTTGGTACCTGTTTTGTAataagaacaatttttagtatTCCTCTAATAGAAGGTGTAAAATGGGAACCTACCTCATATGATAAGTTGACTTATCTCAATATAACCAGTTTCGAACCTGAACAAATCAAACTCGGAAGAATCGACGAGTTGACTCCAAGAGATTTTTGGAAGTCGCTAAAATTGGCAGAGAATGAAAATTTGGCTCCTCTTAAGGACGaactataataatttttttagaatttgcgtctctaataggtctattattgtattcaatttggagtcgtttatggctatctattaaagcacaaattaaaacgagggtgcaaattcgaaaaaataacataaaaaactcgttttataatgGAATTGGTGccctcgtcccatagaaaactcccatgccgctcgttttctacacttgggactcgtgcggcaaatca from Tenebrio molitor chromosome 8, icTenMoli1.1, whole genome shotgun sequence harbors:
- the LOC138137563 gene encoding uncharacterized protein, producing the protein MFYSFTLLLQISFIVHNFSINMIITYGAFLLVFTNALMLMAFSIAMEDAVMKIVDETNSSFWSTDSVGPEVQHFIRNKSAKTNNFLLSIYAVLLLSSIVMFPIFGDHREWSVCEVAFDHYLGAWSKFFTQLLSWSCPVMFYVSLRPTGGILYVIEGISLQIFLINQRILQVSDDHPDYDKLKVGQKILWQNKIFHTLLSCIKHHVIIVKVFKKLLGIVKLTITMVIIIGVLGCIALVSFVMLVFENASTIMKLRLGVLSTAAIIVIVLYCQAGQKISDQMEGIFDTLTQCSWYNWDAKNKQILLIFVKNSLKSCSLGFAGYVADYQLAVSIMRTSFSYGVVLYNLGSLSDNSNSH
- the LOC138137560 gene encoding carboxylic ester hydrolase-like, whose amino-acid sequence is MLTKELVIFVLISACHCNDQRPLVTTSLGKIRGHFKTSHDGRKFSAFEGVPFARPPIGSRRFEEPEPPQPWSGIWEANTPTECAQTNMMQQNITQGDEDCLHINVYVPRENFNPQEKLEVIVHIHGGGYMYGDGLLYSRPEILMDRDVIFVTFNYRVGVFGFLSTEDDVVPGNNGLKDQVMTLRWIQNHIASFGGNPESVTLTGLSAGGSSVHFHYFSEMSKGLFHRGLSQSGVALNPFSLQEDALKKAQRLAQAVGCPSTPTQDLVDCLKQRHHKQILEKVPLFFGYLFLPTAPFAPVVEKGSKPFLSDYPYSLLTKGKINDVPWISSNTPQEGLSPVMFLDKDLDNISTNWDSLAPVLLDFNDTLAPSLWKDAAQKIREFYLGKDQTNFAQNHDQLVKMFSDRFFLVDAEISVRHQAKVSSSPVYYYYFTYPGDNNEAKIVGHGAEAKYFFGNVFVPEPLTPNELKMKDILLDMLVSYAKTSIPLIEGVKWEPTSYDKLTYLNITSFEPEQIKLGRIDELTPRDFWKSLKLAENENLAPLKDEL